In Phenylobacterium koreense, one DNA window encodes the following:
- a CDS encoding OmpW/AlkL family protein, translating into MKTKFLAAAAATLALGAPALASAQSAPAKGDLLVTLRATSVSSSADDAITTAAGAATGLNVDVGSDVMPTLGFTYFLTDKLAVEAILGMTQHEIRAKGPGTDVEVHETWVLPPVVTLQYRPLSSGSFSPYVGAGVNAMVFNGKDKNGFEVDLDNSLGLALQAGADVALNEQWFLNADVKKVFVKTDAKINGGALKSEVQLDPWVVSIGLGRRF; encoded by the coding sequence ATGAAAACCAAGTTCCTGGCCGCCGCGGCGGCTACCCTTGCCCTGGGCGCTCCGGCCCTGGCCAGCGCCCAGAGCGCACCTGCGAAGGGCGACCTTCTGGTCACCCTGCGGGCGACCAGCGTCAGCTCGTCCGCAGACGACGCGATCACCACCGCCGCCGGCGCCGCGACTGGCCTGAACGTGGACGTCGGATCCGACGTCATGCCGACCCTCGGCTTCACCTATTTCCTCACCGACAAGCTGGCGGTCGAGGCCATCCTGGGCATGACCCAGCACGAAATCCGGGCGAAGGGTCCGGGCACGGACGTGGAGGTGCATGAGACCTGGGTCCTGCCGCCGGTCGTGACGCTGCAATACCGCCCGCTCAGCTCTGGTTCGTTCAGCCCGTATGTGGGCGCCGGCGTGAACGCCATGGTGTTCAATGGCAAGGACAAGAACGGCTTCGAGGTCGATCTCGACAACTCGCTCGGCCTTGCCCTGCAAGCCGGCGCCGACGTCGCGCTCAACGAGCAATGGTTCCTGAACGCCGACGTGAAGAAGGTCTTCGTCAAGACCGACGCCAAGATCAACGGCGGCGCGCTGAAGAGCGAAGTGCAGCTCGACCCGTGGGTCGTCTCCATCGGCCTCGGCCGCCGTTTCTAA
- the panD gene encoding aspartate 1-decarboxylase, producing the protein MLVTLMKSKLHRATVTQADLDYEGSIAIDRDLLDASGIFPHEQVDVLNITTGARFTTYAIEAPRGSKVIGVNGAAARLVQKGDKVIVVTYGMLAAEEARNYSPNVVLLDEGNEIKKAA; encoded by the coding sequence ATGCTGGTGACCCTTATGAAGTCCAAGCTGCACCGGGCCACGGTGACGCAAGCCGATCTCGACTATGAGGGATCGATCGCGATCGACCGCGATCTGCTGGACGCTTCGGGTATTTTCCCCCACGAACAGGTCGATGTGCTGAACATCACCACCGGCGCGCGGTTCACCACCTACGCCATCGAGGCCCCCCGCGGCTCGAAGGTCATCGGCGTCAACGGCGCGGCCGCCCGTCTCGTGCAGAAGGGCGACAAGGTCATCGTCGTGACCTACGGCATGCTGGCGGCCGAAGAGGCCCGCAACTACTCGCCCAACGTCGTGCTGCTCGACGAGGGCAACGAGATCAAGAAGGCGGCGTGA
- a CDS encoding acyltransferase family protein — MSPIPGEAPARKAVASLDMLRLIAALLVVLYHYFFLAWSEGSGSGGIRDVIPEGPVYPWSVPVISAGWVGVEVFFVISGFVITMSAQGKAASDFFRGRFLRLIPGVLFFATCAYLVIVSAGVLPLGVATERYLRTILLLPKGPWIDGVIWTLVAEAIFYFLIWLVLCFDKGRDVCWWARVAMIVQAVIWVSVPVSELFTDQLAQALSTYLARVTLISTGSFFLLGVFLFEIWRRGKSRARFAWVLAAYLCSMVSLYYISRNSVPVRDYGQSVLAPLAMWSCCIFAAVGFAVLERYRPPSGTVRSFVRQIGLMTYPLYLVHQITGARFLAFLYATGMADIAAVALAIVVCLAVSWLFARYVEPRMREALAGWIELPAKWSRGWRIQD, encoded by the coding sequence ATGTCTCCGATCCCGGGCGAGGCGCCTGCACGCAAGGCCGTGGCCTCGCTGGATATGCTTCGACTGATCGCGGCCCTGCTGGTCGTCCTCTATCACTACTTCTTCCTCGCCTGGTCCGAGGGATCCGGAAGCGGGGGCATCCGCGACGTCATCCCCGAGGGCCCCGTCTATCCCTGGTCGGTTCCGGTGATTTCCGCCGGATGGGTCGGGGTCGAGGTCTTCTTCGTGATCTCCGGCTTCGTGATCACCATGTCGGCCCAGGGGAAGGCGGCGAGCGACTTCTTCCGAGGCCGCTTCCTGCGCCTGATCCCGGGGGTCCTGTTCTTCGCGACCTGCGCCTATCTGGTGATCGTCTCGGCGGGGGTTCTGCCGCTGGGCGTCGCCACCGAGCGGTATCTGCGCACCATCCTCCTGCTCCCGAAGGGCCCCTGGATCGACGGGGTGATCTGGACCCTCGTCGCCGAGGCGATCTTCTATTTCCTGATCTGGCTGGTGCTCTGCTTCGACAAGGGCCGCGACGTCTGCTGGTGGGCCCGTGTGGCGATGATCGTGCAGGCGGTCATCTGGGTGTCGGTCCCGGTGAGCGAGCTTTTCACCGACCAGCTCGCCCAGGCCCTGTCGACCTATCTGGCGCGGGTCACGCTGATCTCCACCGGAAGCTTCTTCCTGCTGGGCGTCTTCCTGTTCGAGATTTGGCGGCGCGGCAAAAGCCGGGCAAGGTTCGCATGGGTCCTGGCCGCCTACCTCTGCTCGATGGTCTCGCTCTACTACATCTCGCGGAACTCTGTGCCGGTGCGCGACTACGGCCAGAGCGTGCTGGCGCCGCTGGCCATGTGGTCCTGCTGCATATTCGCCGCCGTGGGGTTCGCCGTGCTGGAGCGGTATCGCCCGCCGAGCGGCACGGTCAGGTCCTTCGTCCGCCAGATCGGGTTGATGACCTATCCGCTCTATCTCGTGCACCAGATCACAGGCGCCCGGTTCCTGGCCTTCCTGTACGCGACGGGCATGGCCGACATCGCCGCGGTCGCGCTCGCCATCGTCGTCTGCCTGGCGGTGAGCTGGCTGTTCGCGCGATACGTGGAGCCGCGGATGCGGGAAGCTCTGGCGGGATGGATCGAGCTGCCGGCGAAGTGGTCCCGGGGCTGGCGGATCCAGGACTGA
- a CDS encoding SIMPL domain-containing protein: MKTIIRAGAMALLLSSAAAPAAFAQTTQAATADSMFQTTTLNLSAHGETRVAPDKATINLGVVSEAPTAAAALSANSERMNTVIAALRKAGIADKEIQTSGLNLSAQYDYVQNEPPRLRGYQASNQVTITVNDLARLGPAVDATVKAGANQVNGISFGLKDPTAAENAAREEAVKALAAKADLYAKATGHRVQRLVNLSEGGGFVSPPPPMPVMAYARMEKAADATPVSGGELSVRVDITGLYELTK; encoded by the coding sequence ATGAAGACCATCATTCGCGCCGGCGCCATGGCCCTGCTGCTCAGTTCCGCCGCCGCGCCCGCCGCGTTCGCACAGACAACCCAGGCCGCAACGGCGGATTCGATGTTCCAGACCACGACCCTGAACCTCTCGGCCCATGGCGAGACCCGCGTCGCGCCGGACAAGGCGACCATCAATCTCGGCGTGGTGTCGGAGGCTCCCACCGCCGCGGCCGCGCTCAGCGCCAACAGCGAGCGGATGAATACCGTGATCGCCGCGCTCAGGAAGGCCGGCATCGCCGACAAGGAGATCCAGACCTCCGGCCTGAACCTCTCGGCCCAGTACGACTACGTCCAGAACGAGCCGCCGCGCCTGCGGGGCTACCAGGCCTCGAACCAGGTGACGATCACCGTCAACGACCTCGCCAGGCTGGGCCCGGCGGTCGACGCCACCGTGAAGGCCGGCGCCAACCAGGTGAACGGCATCTCCTTTGGCCTGAAGGACCCGACCGCAGCCGAGAACGCCGCCCGCGAAGAGGCGGTGAAGGCCTTGGCCGCCAAGGCCGACCTCTACGCCAAGGCCACCGGCCACCGCGTCCAGCGGCTGGTCAATCTGAGCGAAGGCGGCGGCTTCGTCTCCCCGCCGCCGCCCATGCCGGTGATGGCCTATGCGCGGATGGAAAAGGCCGCCGACGCCACGCCGGTCTCCGGCGGCGAGCTGAGCGTACGGGTCGACATCACCGGCCTCTATGAACTGACGAAGTAG
- the ccoP gene encoding cytochrome-c oxidase, cbb3-type subunit III, with protein sequence MSKRESDEVTGVETTGHEWDGIRELDNPLPRWWLWVWYLSIAAAAVYWVLMPAWPGISGYTKGVLGQSDRVAVAGELAALKTVRGAQGAQLATASLEEIERDPQLLAYAQAVGQSVFGDNCATCHGTGGTGAKGYANLRDDVWLWGGKLEDIHHTIQVGIRSNHEAARQSQMPAFGRDQMLTASQISDLTEYVVALSRRPADRAAVARAAPIYQAQCIACHGPTGQGDQALGAPNLTDQEWLYGSSREDIHGQIWNGRGGVMPSWQSRFDPATLKALAVYIHSDAAGQ encoded by the coding sequence ATGTCGAAGCGTGAGTCTGACGAGGTCACCGGCGTCGAGACCACAGGTCACGAGTGGGACGGCATCCGCGAACTGGACAATCCGCTGCCGCGCTGGTGGCTGTGGGTCTGGTATCTCTCGATCGCCGCGGCGGCCGTCTATTGGGTGCTGATGCCGGCCTGGCCGGGGATCAGCGGTTACACCAAGGGCGTGCTCGGCCAGTCCGACCGTGTCGCGGTGGCCGGCGAACTCGCCGCCCTCAAGACCGTGCGCGGCGCGCAAGGGGCGCAACTCGCGACCGCCTCCCTGGAGGAGATCGAGCGCGACCCGCAACTGCTCGCCTACGCCCAGGCCGTCGGTCAGTCGGTGTTCGGCGACAACTGCGCCACCTGCCACGGCACGGGCGGCACCGGCGCCAAGGGCTACGCCAACCTGCGCGACGACGTGTGGCTGTGGGGCGGCAAGCTCGAGGACATCCACCACACCATCCAGGTCGGGATCCGCTCGAACCACGAGGCCGCCCGCCAGTCGCAGATGCCGGCCTTCGGGCGCGACCAGATGCTGACAGCGTCGCAGATCTCGGATCTCACCGAGTATGTCGTGGCGCTGTCGCGTCGGCCGGCCGATCGCGCCGCCGTCGCGCGCGCGGCCCCGATCTACCAGGCTCAGTGCATCGCTTGCCACGGCCCGACGGGCCAGGGCGACCAGGCGCTGGGCGCGCCCAACCTGACCGACCAGGAATGGCTCTACGGCTCCTCGCGCGAGGACATCCATGGCCAGATCTGGAACGGGCGGGGTGGGGTGATGCCCTCATGGCAGAGCCGCTTCGACCCGGCCACCCTGAAGGCGTTGGCCGTCTACATCCACAGCGACGCCGCCGGGCAGTGA
- the ccoN gene encoding cytochrome-c oxidase, cbb3-type subunit I, with protein MTVILPHGKLRSPQDEYADGVVRAGVIATMFWAVAGLLAGVFIAAQLSWPNLLYFPEAGWLNFGRLRPLHTSAVIFAFGGNALMATSFYVVQRTCRARLAGGAWPWFVFWGYQLFIVLAALGYMAGITQSREYAEPEWLTDLWLTIVWVAYLLIFLGTIWKRKEPHIYVANWFYLAFIVTIAMLHIVNNLALPVNLLSSRSYSLFAGVQDALIQWWYGHNAVGFFLTAGFLAMMYYFVPKRAERPVYSYRLSIVHFWSLIFIYIWAGPHHLHYTALPQWAQTLGMTFSIMLWMPSWGGMINGLMTLSGAWDKLRTDPVVRMMAVSIAFYGMSTFEGPLMSIREVNALSHYTDWTIGHVHSGALGWVGFISFGAVYCLVPWLWKKERLYSMRLVEWHFWIATTGVLLYIAAMWVSGIMEGLMWREYTPQGFLANSFVETVAAKHIENVIRAVGGLMYLSGAVIMAYNLWRTVRMESTATDAQALGGPALALAPAE; from the coding sequence ATGACCGTCATTCTTCCGCACGGTAAGCTGCGATCGCCGCAGGATGAGTATGCCGACGGCGTGGTTCGCGCCGGTGTCATCGCCACGATGTTCTGGGCGGTGGCGGGCCTGCTGGCCGGCGTCTTCATCGCGGCCCAGCTTTCCTGGCCGAACCTTCTCTACTTCCCTGAGGCGGGTTGGCTGAACTTCGGGCGGCTACGGCCGCTGCACACCTCGGCGGTGATCTTCGCCTTCGGCGGCAACGCGCTGATGGCGACGTCGTTCTACGTGGTCCAGCGCACCTGCCGGGCGCGCCTGGCCGGCGGCGCCTGGCCCTGGTTCGTGTTCTGGGGCTACCAGCTCTTCATCGTGCTGGCCGCCCTCGGCTACATGGCCGGCATCACCCAGAGCCGCGAGTATGCCGAGCCGGAATGGCTCACCGACCTCTGGCTGACCATCGTCTGGGTCGCCTATCTGCTGATCTTCCTGGGCACGATCTGGAAGCGCAAAGAGCCGCACATCTACGTGGCGAACTGGTTCTACCTGGCCTTCATCGTGACGATTGCGATGCTGCACATCGTCAACAACCTGGCCCTGCCGGTCAATCTCCTGTCGAGCCGCAGCTACTCGCTGTTCGCCGGGGTGCAGGATGCGCTGATCCAGTGGTGGTACGGCCACAACGCCGTCGGCTTCTTCCTGACGGCGGGCTTCCTGGCGATGATGTACTACTTCGTGCCCAAGCGCGCGGAGCGGCCGGTCTATTCGTACCGCCTGTCCATCGTCCACTTCTGGTCGCTGATCTTCATCTACATCTGGGCCGGTCCCCACCACCTGCACTACACGGCCCTGCCGCAGTGGGCGCAGACCCTGGGCATGACCTTCTCGATCATGCTGTGGATGCCGTCCTGGGGCGGCATGATCAACGGCCTGATGACCCTCTCTGGAGCGTGGGACAAGCTGCGCACCGACCCGGTGGTCCGGATGATGGCGGTGTCCATCGCCTTCTACGGCATGTCGACCTTCGAAGGCCCGCTGATGTCGATCCGCGAGGTCAACGCCCTCAGCCACTACACCGACTGGACCATCGGCCACGTTCACTCCGGCGCGCTCGGCTGGGTCGGCTTCATCTCCTTCGGCGCCGTCTACTGCCTGGTGCCCTGGCTCTGGAAGAAGGAGCGCCTCTACTCCATGCGTCTGGTCGAATGGCACTTCTGGATCGCGACGACCGGCGTGCTGCTCTACATCGCGGCCATGTGGGTCTCCGGCATCATGGAGGGCCTGATGTGGCGCGAGTACACGCCGCAGGGCTTCCTGGCCAACTCCTTCGTGGAGACCGTCGCAGCCAAGCATATCGAGAACGTCATCCGGGCAGTCGGGGGTCTCATGTACCTCTCCGGCGCGGTGATCATGGCCTACAACCTGTGGCGTACGGTCCGCATGGAGAGCACGGCGACTGACGCCCAGGCCCTCGGCGGTCCCGCCCTCGCGCTCGCTCCGGCCGAGTAG
- a CDS encoding cbb3-type cytochrome c oxidase subunit 3: MSGLEYETVARFAQQGGLIYFGAIFAAGVLYALWPRHREAFQRMAHLPLQDEETPDVEA, encoded by the coding sequence ATGAGCGGCCTCGAATACGAAACCGTGGCGCGCTTCGCCCAGCAAGGCGGCCTGATCTACTTCGGCGCGATCTTCGCCGCGGGCGTCCTCTACGCCCTCTGGCCGAGGCATCGCGAAGCCTTCCAACGTATGGCGCACCTGCCCCTGCAGGACGAGGAGACCCCTGATGTCGAAGCGTGA
- the katG gene encoding catalase/peroxidase HPI: MNIDTKCPVDGGKVEGRAVLFEMTNRLWWPNQLDLSVLHQNPPAGDPLGEDFDYAAEFKSLDLDAVKADIGKLMTTSQDWWPADFGHYGPLFIRMAWHSAGTYRVGDGRGGGGHGTQRFAPLNSWPDNANLDKARMLLWPIKEKYGRKLSWGDLLILAGNCALESMGLQTVGFGGGRTEVWEAERDVFWGPEREWLGDERYSGDRDLAHPLAAVQMGLIYVNPEGPNGTPDPLAAAKDIRETFARMAMNDEETVALIAGGHTFGKTHGAADPEQYVGAEPEAAGLEMQGLGWSNSFGSGNGDATITSGIEVTWTHNPTKWGGGFFKNLFEHEWELTKSPAGAHQWVAKDAEPSIPDAHDPIRKHRPTMLTTDLSLRLDPAYEKISRRFYENPDLLAKAFAEAWYKLTHRDMGPHGLLLGKEVPAEPRIWQDPVPKPQGEPLSAADIEILKTKLLNSGLSISRLVATAWASASTYRGSDKRGGANGARIRLVPQKDWAVNEPPELAKALSVLEGVQREFNAGGKNVSLADLIVLGGCAAVEAAAKKAGHDVVVPFAPGRTDASQEQTDSFTFDPLEPVIDGFRNFRGAPSVYSGEELLVDRAHLLTLTAPEMTVLVAGLRVLGANVGGSKHGVFTDRPETLTNDFLKNLLKTSTSMKWEASPEEDGVFVARDRKTGQPTMSGTRVDLIFGSNSQLRALAEVYAADDAQGAFVNAFVKAWDKVMNLDRFDLAA; this comes from the coding sequence ATGAACATTGACACCAAATGTCCAGTAGACGGCGGTAAGGTTGAAGGCAGGGCTGTTCTCTTCGAAATGACCAATCGGCTCTGGTGGCCGAACCAGCTTGACCTTTCGGTCCTGCACCAGAACCCGCCTGCGGGAGACCCGCTGGGCGAGGACTTCGACTATGCGGCCGAGTTCAAGAGTCTCGATCTCGATGCGGTGAAGGCCGACATCGGCAAGTTGATGACGACGTCGCAGGATTGGTGGCCGGCCGACTTCGGCCACTATGGTCCGCTTTTCATCCGCATGGCCTGGCACAGCGCCGGCACCTATCGCGTCGGCGACGGCCGCGGGGGCGGGGGCCACGGGACGCAGCGCTTTGCGCCCCTGAACAGTTGGCCGGACAACGCCAATCTCGACAAGGCGCGCATGCTGCTGTGGCCGATCAAGGAGAAGTACGGGCGCAAGCTCAGTTGGGGCGACCTGCTGATCCTGGCCGGCAACTGCGCCCTGGAGTCCATGGGCCTGCAGACCGTCGGCTTCGGCGGCGGCCGCACCGAGGTCTGGGAGGCCGAGCGGGACGTCTTCTGGGGACCGGAGCGGGAGTGGCTCGGCGACGAGCGCTATTCCGGCGACCGTGACCTGGCGCACCCGCTGGCGGCGGTGCAGATGGGCCTCATCTACGTCAATCCCGAGGGGCCGAACGGCACGCCCGATCCGCTCGCCGCGGCGAAGGACATTCGCGAGACCTTCGCCCGCATGGCGATGAACGACGAGGAGACGGTCGCCCTGATCGCCGGCGGCCACACCTTCGGCAAGACTCACGGCGCGGCCGACCCGGAGCAGTACGTCGGGGCCGAGCCGGAGGCTGCGGGCCTCGAGATGCAGGGCCTGGGCTGGTCCAACAGCTTCGGTTCCGGCAATGGCGACGCCACCATCACCAGCGGCATCGAAGTCACCTGGACCCACAACCCGACCAAGTGGGGCGGCGGGTTCTTCAAGAACCTGTTCGAGCACGAGTGGGAGCTCACCAAGAGCCCGGCGGGCGCGCATCAGTGGGTCGCCAAGGACGCCGAGCCGTCTATCCCGGACGCGCACGATCCGATCCGGAAGCATCGCCCGACCATGCTCACCACGGACCTCTCGCTGCGCCTCGATCCGGCCTACGAGAAGATCTCGCGACGGTTCTACGAGAACCCGGACCTGCTGGCCAAGGCCTTCGCCGAGGCCTGGTACAAGCTCACCCACCGCGACATGGGTCCGCACGGCCTGTTGCTGGGCAAGGAAGTCCCGGCCGAGCCGCGCATCTGGCAGGACCCGGTGCCAAAGCCGCAGGGCGAGCCGCTCTCGGCGGCCGACATCGAGATCCTGAAGACGAAACTCCTGAACTCGGGACTCTCGATCAGCCGGCTAGTCGCCACGGCCTGGGCCTCGGCCTCGACCTATCGTGGTTCGGACAAGCGCGGCGGCGCCAACGGCGCGCGCATCCGGCTGGTCCCGCAGAAGGACTGGGCCGTCAACGAACCGCCGGAACTGGCGAAGGCGCTCTCTGTGCTCGAAGGTGTGCAGCGGGAGTTCAACGCCGGCGGCAAGAACGTCAGCCTCGCCGACCTGATCGTGCTCGGCGGCTGCGCGGCGGTCGAGGCGGCCGCGAAGAAGGCCGGCCACGACGTCGTGGTCCCCTTCGCCCCCGGCCGCACGGACGCGTCGCAGGAGCAGACCGACTCATTCACCTTCGACCCGCTGGAGCCGGTCATCGATGGCTTCCGCAACTTCAGGGGCGCGCCGTCGGTCTATTCGGGCGAGGAGCTTCTGGTCGACCGCGCGCACCTGCTGACCCTGACCGCGCCGGAGATGACCGTCCTGGTGGCCGGCCTGCGCGTCCTTGGCGCCAATGTCGGCGGCTCGAAGCACGGGGTGTTCACCGATCGGCCGGAGACCCTTACCAACGACTTCCTGAAGAACCTGCTCAAGACCAGCACGAGCATGAAGTGGGAAGCCTCGCCCGAGGAGGACGGCGTCTTCGTCGCCCGCGACCGCAAGACCGGGCAGCCGACGATGAGCGGCACCCGTGTCGACCTGATCTTCGGCTCGAACTCCCAACTGCGGGCCTTGGCCGAGGTCTATGCGGCCGACGACGCCCAGGGCGCCTTCGTGAACGCCTTCGTGAAGGCATGGGACAAGGTGATGAACCTCGACCGGTTCGACCTCGCCGCCTGA
- the ccoO gene encoding cytochrome-c oxidase, cbb3-type subunit II produces MLKKHGILERNSLPLVIAILLVVSIGGIIEISPLFYLESTIEKVEGVRPYTPLELEGRDIYIREGCYVCHSQMIRPLRDEVERYGHYSLAAESMYDHPFQWGSKRTGPDLARVGGKYSDAWHKDHLIDPRSVVPESVMPPYAFLAEKELNYRDVAEKIRTMNKVGVPYTQEMIDNAKEDLETQADPFASSTKMRARYGEKIVQRDFDGDPERVTEMDALVAYLQMLGTLVDFRTYKAEDPENLR; encoded by the coding sequence ATGTTGAAGAAACACGGAATCCTTGAGCGGAACTCGCTACCGCTCGTCATCGCGATCCTGCTCGTCGTCTCCATCGGCGGCATCATCGAGATCTCGCCGCTCTTCTACCTGGAGAGCACCATCGAGAAGGTGGAAGGGGTGCGCCCCTACACCCCGCTCGAGCTGGAAGGCCGGGACATCTATATCCGCGAGGGCTGCTACGTCTGCCACTCGCAGATGATCCGGCCCCTGCGCGACGAGGTGGAGCGCTATGGCCACTACAGCCTGGCCGCCGAGAGCATGTACGACCACCCGTTCCAATGGGGGTCGAAGCGCACCGGCCCTGACCTGGCCCGCGTCGGCGGCAAGTATTCCGACGCCTGGCACAAGGACCACCTGATCGACCCGCGGTCGGTGGTGCCGGAATCGGTCATGCCGCCCTACGCCTTCCTGGCGGAGAAGGAGCTCAACTACCGCGACGTGGCCGAGAAGATCCGGACCATGAACAAGGTCGGCGTGCCCTACACCCAGGAGATGATCGACAACGCCAAGGAAGACCTCGAGACGCAGGCCGATCCGTTCGCATCGTCCACCAAGATGCGCGCCCGCTACGGCGAGAAGATCGTTCAGCGCGATTTCGACGGCGATCCCGAACGCGTCACCGAGATGGACGCCCTGGTGGCCTATCTCCAGATGCTCGGCACGCTGGTCGACTTCCGCACCTACAAGGCCGAGGACCCGGAGAACCTGAGATGA